The Fervidibacillus albus genome contains a region encoding:
- a CDS encoding phosphosulfolactate synthase, which yields MNFLHLPERTKKKRTYGLTSIIDMGIPTNILNEWLQDYGVYIDFAKIGIGTAAVTPNIKEKVDLYRSFGIHPYFGGTFFEKSYDQNKLPEYIASLKKLNIDWIEISTGTIDIPLKKRVQLISEFKQEFSILGEVGSKDVTKTMSIDEWMNEIETLLDAGCKYVITEGRDSGTSGIYDQTGKVNASLIDQLVKRIDTSSIIFEAPTAKQQMYFINAIGPNVNIGNVKLTDCLALEAQRCGLRSETFHMEVIPCK from the coding sequence ATGAATTTTTTACATCTTCCCGAACGAACAAAAAAGAAACGAACGTACGGATTAACTTCCATCATCGACATGGGGATTCCAACAAACATTTTAAACGAATGGCTACAAGATTACGGGGTCTATATCGATTTTGCGAAAATTGGCATCGGTACGGCGGCGGTCACCCCGAATATAAAGGAAAAAGTCGACCTATACCGTTCGTTCGGTATTCACCCATATTTCGGTGGAACGTTTTTTGAAAAAAGTTATGATCAAAACAAATTACCGGAATATATCGCTTCATTAAAAAAATTAAATATCGACTGGATTGAAATTTCCACCGGTACGATCGACATCCCGTTAAAGAAAAGGGTTCAACTTATCTCGGAATTCAAACAGGAATTTTCCATTCTCGGTGAAGTCGGTTCAAAGGATGTGACGAAAACGATGTCGATCGACGAATGGATGAACGAAATCGAAACGTTACTCGATGCCGGTTGTAAATATGTAATTACAGAAGGAAGGGATTCCGGCACTTCCGGAATATACGACCAAACGGGAAAAGTGAACGCTTCTTTAATCGATCAACTTGTCAAACGAATCGATACCAGCTCGATTATTTTTGAAGCACCCACGGCCAAACAACAAATGTATTTCATTAATGCAATTGGACCGAATGTAAATATAGGGAATGTAAAATTAACCGATTGCCTTGCGTTGGAAGCTCAAAGATGTGGCCTACGAAGTGAAACATTTCATATGGAGGTCATTCCATGCAAATAA